The DNA window CCCCTCCGTCCTCGCCGTGATGGCCTTCACGTTGCTCACCGCCCCGAGCGTCCATGCGGAGGAGCAGGCCCTGGTGCAGTCCACCTCCGCCGACCTGAACGGCGACGGGAAGCCCGAAGCCATCGCCGTGAAGGGGAACGAAAACAACGGCGACTTCGACTTCGTCCTCACGGTGGGCACCGCCACCCACCGCATGAAGGTGGGCGCTGAAGTCCTCGGCCTGTCCCTCCTCGACCTGGACTCCAGCGACAAGCTCAAGGAGGTCGCCGTCCATTCGGGAATGACGGACACGGACACCCTCGCCTTCGTCTTCCGCTACGACGGCAAGAGCCTCAAGCCCCTGGGCAGCGTGCCCGCGCTCACCGAGGTGAAGGGCAACGGCGTCATCCTCTCCGACTCGTGGCGCGGCTTCTGGAACGGCCGGGACAAGTACGCCGTGGACCCGAAGACGCAGCAGCTCGCCCTGGTCCCCCAGGAGTTCTACTACGTGGGGCAGGAGGCCACCGTGCGCGAGTCCTTCCCCATCACCCAGACGCGCTCGGACAAGAAGCCCGTGGCCCAGCTCGCGGTGGGCTCGAAGATTCAGGTGGTCGCCGCCACCCGCGTGCCCGTGCCCGGAAGCCCTCACACGGCGTTCGCCTACCTGGTGAAGTCCTCCACCGGGTTGATGGGCTGGACGACCCCGGAGGTCCTCGCGGCGAAGACCGACGGCCTGACCTGGGCCGGCTAATCCAGACACCGGGCTCCAACACTCGGAGCCCGGTGAGGCGTCTTCATCCCGCGCGGGACGAATGGGAACTACGGAGTGCGGGACTCATCCACGGTGAGACAAGGCTCCATCTTGTCGGGCGCGACGACGAAGCGCTCCAGCCGCTGGAGGGCTTCCGCCCCCGGGCCACCAATCTGGCCGCCGCCGTCATAGAGCAGGGCCAGCCAGTCGTTCTGCGACGCGGGGAAGATGTCCGCCACGCCGTTGCGGTTGAAGTCGCGGCCGTAGCTGGCGGCGTCGATGACGCCATTGTTGTTGAAGTCGAGGTTGGCGCTCGCGTTGCCGATGACGAGCGCGTCATTGAAGCGCAGCCCACCCACGCGGGCGAGGTCCGCTTCGGTGGTGGGCGCCACCGGCGAGAAGGCGGCCGTCTCGTTGACGGTCAGCTCGTTGAAGCTCGCGGTCCGGACGCGTGAGTAGTCCAACACATTGGCCACGCCGCCAATGCTGAAGCCATAGAACTGGTACTCGTAGTTCATGATGCTCAGGTAGTTGGGCTTGTAGTTGGCGTCGTCCGTGCCGCCATGCCGCAGGCCGATGTTGTGCCCCAGCTCATGCATGATGGTGCCCGCGAGCTGCAGCTCCGTGACGCCCGCCCCCGCGAAGCCCAGGCTGACCACCAGGTCGTGACCCGGGATGCCTCGGGAGATGCCGCTGGAGTTGCCTCCGTTGTACCGGTTCGCCATCACCAGGTAGTGGAAGTACGGCCCGCGGTTCGCCGTGAAGTACTTCGTCTTCAGCGTGTCGAAGTCCGTCCAGACCGGGTTCAAGTCCATGTCCGCGTCCGCCGCGGCGATCTGCTGGTCCACGACGAGGTGCAGGTTGATTCCAGTCGACCCATCCGGGTTGCTGACGGGCGCGTTGGCGAACGCCGTGATGACCCGGTTCAGCGTGCCCTGGGTCGGACGGAGGTTGGGGTAGTAGTCCACCTCCACGAAGACGTCCTTCTTGCGCGCGTTCGCGCCCAGGGCGGACAAGTCCAATCCCCCGAACCCGAACGACTCCACGTAGTCACTGAGCCTGTCTCCGTCCGTGTCCGCGCTGGTCGTGCTGGTGCCGAGGAGGACCTCCACGACGTCGCAGATTCCATCCTGGTCCGTGTCGAGCGCGCCAATCAGACATCCCGGCGGGAGGGGCAGGGGCACCGCGGCCGCCACACCCTGGGAGCTCGTCTCCATCCCTATCTCTGATTCGGGGAGGACCGCGTCGCCACAGCCACTCAATGCAAGAGACAACAAAGAAGCAGACAGCAACTTCCTCGGAAGCTGGCCCATACAACTCCTTTGAATTGGAATCACTCACATCCGACGGCGGATGAAGGTCTATCCCATTCCCAGGGCGAACCGAGGGGGCGGCCCTCTCATCGTCGGGAACCCGACAACCCTCGGCCGAGAGCTCCAACCTGGTGAGTCTTTACGGGCGGGGCCGCCGCCCGATGCATGTCAGGGATTGACTCCCTCGCCTACGACACCAGCGCCAGCTCCACGCGGCCCAGGGACTCGTCGGTGGACGCCACCTTCACGTTCACCGGCATGCCCACCGTGAAGGTCCGCTCCTTGCCCACGAGCGACAGCTCTCGAGCATCCGGACGGAAGGGGCCTCCCGGCAGCCCTTCGGCCGGCAACACACCCTCCACCAGCATGCCGTCGATTTGCGCGATGAGACCGAAGGGACGCACGCGCACCACTCGCGCGGGGAACTCCCGGCCCACGTGGCCCGCCAGCCACCGCGCCTCCAGCACATGGTGCCGGTCCGACTCCGCGCGATTCGCCGCGCGAGCCCGCCCGTTGATGTGCACCGCGAGCGACTCCACCTTCGGGTCCTCGTCCAGGTAGTCGCGGCGGCCGTTCAGGTAGCCCTTCAGCGTGCGGTGCACCGCCAGGTCCGCGTACCGGCGGATGGGCGACGTGAAGTGCAGGTACAGCGGCGCCGCCAGTCCGAAGTGCGGCCCCGGCTTCACCGTGTAGCGCGACGGCCCCAGGGAGCGCCGCAACACCGAGCGCAGCGCCGGCTCCGCGGCCGCGCCCACGATTTGCCGGTCGAACGACGCCAGCGCCAGCGGCGTGAGCTCCCGGCCGAAGCCCGCGGCGAACCCGGAGTGCTCGGCGAACGCATTCAAGTCCGCCACCCGCTGCGGGTCCGGCTGCTCGTGCACGCGGAACACGCCCGGCAGGCCGCGCGCCAGCATCCACGTGGCGATGGCCTCGTTCGCCGCCACCATGAAGCGCTCAATCATCCCGTGCGCGGACGTGGGCTGCTCGCTCACGAGGCCGGAGACCTCCCCCGTCGCCTCGTTGAAGGTGAACCGCGCCTCATCTCGCGCGAACTCCATGCCGCCTCGCGCGCCACGCGCCACCGCGAGCCGCGCCGCCGCCAGTCGGAACCACGGCATGACGTCCCGCACCGGCGCCATGGCCGCGGACACCTCGCCCCGGTCGAGGAAGGCGGCGACCTCGTCGTAGTTCAGCCGCGCCCAGGAGCGGATGACGCTCTCGTACACGTCCGCCGCCGTCACCCGCCCCTGC is part of the Myxococcus landrumus genome and encodes:
- a CDS encoding ribonuclease R family protein — its product is MDTSVSPRTVTGRIDVHPRGFGFLTVQAPGAQEVLSAFIPPPDLNPLFAGDIVTGTVTAGADGRWSASGLSLVERPRTRVYGEVVSRKGALFLRIDREVGNADWVLDPGTTRVQHGDAVVASIADGKVVLLYKLEAGADRSLERIIARHGLHKDFSPEALEDVRRAREVPHEVGSRRDLRDVPTVTVDAPSTRDIDDAISVLPAGPDGALRLLVSIADVGEAVKEGTALDAEARERATSVYMAGRVLPMLPESLSSDWLSLVPGAERRCLTVELRIDPQGRVTAADVYESVIRSWARLNYDEVAAFLDRGEVSAAMAPVRDVMPWFRLAAARLAVARGARGGMEFARDEARFTFNEATGEVSGLVSEQPTSAHGMIERFMVAANEAIATWMLARGLPGVFRVHEQPDPQRVADLNAFAEHSGFAAGFGRELTPLALASFDRQIVGAAAEPALRSVLRRSLGPSRYTVKPGPHFGLAAPLYLHFTSPIRRYADLAVHRTLKGYLNGRRDYLDEDPKVESLAVHINGRARAANRAESDRHHVLEARWLAGHVGREFPARVVRVRPFGLIAQIDGMLVEGVLPAEGLPGGPFRPDARELSLVGKERTFTVGMPVNVKVASTDESLGRVELALVS